The Calothrix sp. PCC 7507 DNA segment AGGTATACCCACAATTATTGATGGAGTGGATGATTTAGAAGATTGGGTACGTCATCAGCTTACTCAAGATATTCAACCTCAAGATTGGGAGCAACTCATGCTTGCTTGTCCAGATCAAGCTGAGTTAATTCGTGCGGTGCGAGTGCAACTAACACATGAATTGTTCCAGCATCCTGCTAACCCCTATGAATGCTATGTGATTTCTCAGCCAGAGTTAGAGATTTTGCAGCAACTCTATTTAGCTTTAGACAAAACTGCTCTCCCTGAATCTTGGCGGCAGTTCTGGCAAAAATTCCCCAGCCTTGATGAGAATTTTGCTTTCCCTCTGTTGTGGGCGACTATTGCCCGTCGTCAAGGTTTATTTTCTTTACACTGCTCCCCAATTGAATTAGGAAAAATACTGTCGCCAATTTGGGAACGCCAGCCGGTGGTGTTGATTGGTAGCGCCTTAGAACCAGAAACTGAGGCTCCCTTATTTCGTGAGCGCCTGGGTTTGGAAGATGTAACTTGCTTGAAGTTCTCGAATGATAGTCAAGGGGAAGCGATACAACTGTATATACCCTATAAATTGCCTTTACCCAACACGCCGGAATTTCAGGCGGCATTTATTCACAAAGTCCGGACACTTCTATGTTTAAGTGCTACAGCCCCAGGATTGACTGTTGTATTAGTTGGGGATGTGCCACTCAAGGCTCAAGTAGGGGCGGTTTTGGCTGGTGAGTTCGGCTCGCGGGTACAGGTAGAAAAAACTTGTTTGGATGAAAATGGTATTTTAATCAGCGGTTGGGAATTTTGGCGATCGCATCAAGGTGTCTTACCTGCACCCCATCTGTTAATTATTGCCACTTTACCTCTACCATCTTTAGAAAATCCCCTTGTGGCTGGTAGGGTAGCCCACTATAAGCGATCGCATCAAGATTGGTTTCGTTTATACTTATTACCCACAGCTTTGAATGAATTGCAACGGGCGATCGCTCCAGTCCGAGAAAGTCAAGGTATTGTAGCTTTACTTGATGGTCGTGTGGTTAACCGGAGCTACGGCGCTCAAATTCTCTCTGCTCTCAGTCCTCTAGCACGAATTAACTATCTCGATCCCAGTTTGTTCTCCAATAGCAACGAAGAAAATTCTGTCTAGGTTGTCAGTTATTTATAGCAGCCAACGCCGAATGACTAATGACTCTTTACATTTTGTCAACGGCAGTGCGATCGCCCTACAGCAAGCGCTATTATCACTTTATTCAGACATTTTCTGTCGTATATTTCGTTTGTAGCGAAGAAAGATTTCATCTTGTCTCTGGTTTAGCCAAGATACCTACCAATCTAAACTCATAACCTAAGTTAAATTTAAATTGCTGATTATGGGCGAAGCAAAACGTCGTAAAACATCTCTTGGAGAAGAATACGGTCAAGAAACTCGGATCTTACCGTGGGTGCCGATCACCAAAAACCAAGCCGAACTATTTGTTAGTTGGTCAACTCGCGGTGCTTGGATCGGCATTGGTGTTATGGTCGCTGCATGGGTGACAATCCGTTTTATCGGGCCAGCTTTCGGTTGGTGGCAAGTAGTTTAATCCAATTTTCAGGATTTTATGACTGCGGCAGTGCGATCGCCAATTATTAAATCCAGTTGTGTCAGCTATTGCCGCTAGCAAAATTCTAATTATGCAAAGCTGGACTTATCAATAAATTACAGACTTTGCCTAGTCTTATTTAGATAAATATTATGGTATTTCTTTAACTCATCAGTAATATTAATATACTTAATCAGCGATCGTAGAGTTGTGCTGAGTTGATAGAAGCTAAACATCTCATCAAAGGCGGCGTGAAACCCAATCTCCTTTTAGGATACGACTAGCGAATAGGGGATATAACCCCTCATTTGCACACAAAATGGTTGGTAGAGACGTTGTTTTCGTAGCGTAGCGGGGCGTTCGCGATAGCGTCTCGTAGAGAAGCCCAGTCCAATTTCGCGTCTCTATATCTAAGTTCTTGTGCTGATAACTGATAACTGTTGAACCCATTTCACTCAAAATTAGCTTTTTTGTATTCTATGCAACTGTTTATCATTGGCTTCATGAAACTTTTAGTAGTCTATGCAACAATTTCGCCATAATCTCAAAAGGTGCGAAAATACTGCCGAAATGGCAACATGCCTCTTCTGGGTTTAGTTATTCTCAGTATTGAGTCTAGCAATTTTGGGTTTTACATTTTTCTCTAGATTTTCAGTGCATACTTTGTATAATCAGGAACTTTTAGCTCAATAACACGTCCCTGACTTCAACCCTAGAATTTCTAAGGTCAACTGCTCAATCTCTTATATCTGGCAGATATAAAACTAGTACACCCACCAATTAGGCGATACTAATTCTCTGTAAATAGCAGATTTCACTGCATATAAGCGATAAAAATGCAATATGTATCTTTTATGTAGTTGACGGATAGCAAATTTAAGTTACTCTTAAAGCGGATTACTTTTTGTGACCATCCATCATGACAGAAATGTCTAAAGACAACATTAAACTTAACAATTCTGTCTGATATTCTGATTTCACAAACTGAATAGTTTGATACCGTACGCAAACCTATTATCCACTACCCTAAGCAGGGTAGCTAACAAACTACTCTTTAGGTATCTGGTAATCGTAACCGATAGTTTACAATACCAGTGGATGAGAAAATCTAAAGAAAATATAAAAGAAACTCAAATGACTGTGGTGTCAGGAGGAAAAACGTGTTTCTAAGACTAGCGCATCAACATCGGCAATTTGTCCAAGACTTGGTAATGAACCTACAAGCTTTGGCGATTGTACTAGAGCGACGCGGATACCCTGCGTCCTGTTATACCTGTGGCGACCAGATGAACAGTGCTTCATTCATGGTGAGCTTGGGAGACAACCACTTGATTCGGTTTTTGGTGTCCGATTACGGCATTACTTGGACAGAAATGCGGGACGATCGCGAATTAATGAAATTAGAGGGTGCGGAGGCAATTAACCAGTTACAGGAACTTGCCAATATTGTCAAGCAACCTGCACCAGCTGCTACAGATAACAAAGCCCTAGCTAAGAAATTTTAAAGATTTCTGTATTGAGTAGGGTATTTCAACAAAAGCGCCAATAATCTATGTTGATAATTGGTAATTATGAGTTGGGAGAGGATCATCTATCTCCCTATGACAGTGGAGTGATTGGCTGACTGTTGGTCGATCACCTAATGGTTTGGCGTAAATCAGGAAATTATCAACAGCATTCTTAAAATACCTGGCATATCAAGAATGTATCTAGGGATCTGCTAAGGCGTATTCCTCTTACCCTGATTGAAAAGTAAGAGATTTGACATTGCCCTCGATAGTCAGTTGTTCTGTGTTGAATTCCTGATTCTGGGAATGAGCGAAGTGCTGAACTTATAGCTGGAAGTCATTACAACCCGTTTCCAATCAAAATAAAAGGTGCCCAATAATAGGGATGATTAAAGCTGCTGTTTCCTCCTGCCGATATATTGTTACTTTTTAGCTGTAAGTTTCCGGTAATCAATGCGATTTGTGCTTGTCGCAAGGCTTCAGATTTTGTCAAATTATCTAGAGTCAACAACGTATAAAAAGCGTTCATTAATGCTTGAGTGCCGCCATCATCTACAGCCCATAAAGAGGCAATAGCTGCCCTGGCACCTGTTCTTTGCATTTGGTAGCCAAAACCTAATATTTCTTCTCCGTTACCTAGCTGGCCGCCCAAGCCAGTTTCGCAAGCACTCAACACCACCAAATCCACATGGGGTAACGACCAAGTGGCGATATCTCTCAGGTTAATGCGATCGCCATTGCCAAATAAAATAAACGAATCTTCTGGTTTACCGACTATAAAAGCCGCATGTGTGGCTAAATGGACAATGGTATAATCATCCATCTGCGGTACAGTCACCTTGGGGCTGAAAGCATGATCTAAAAGTCTCTTAGTGTCAGGAACTATAGCTGCTAAATTTTCCACCTCTCGTGCTGCAAATGGCAAGCCGGAAAAAGACAGCTGGCGATTACCCACAGTGACTTTATAGCTACCGGCAGTAAATGCACCAGCTAAAACCCGCAAAGTCGATTTCCGTGGAGTGTTCAAGTTAGTCAAACTGGCAGCAGTGATATGGTTCACACTGAAGCGTTGCACTAACCACTGTTTACCATCATACACAGCACCCAGAGGAATGTAACGTAACTGGTCATCTGGTGCATAAATTAGAGTTTTTGTACCTGAAAGCTGCAAGTCGTTTTCAATAGGTTTGATCAGCCATACATATAACTGGCGTGCTGGGGTTTTAACATCGCGGTTGGGATTACCTAAAGCTTGACGGAAAGACAAAATAGTTTGGTTGAGCTGGGC contains these protein-coding regions:
- a CDS encoding helicase C-terminal domain-containing protein, yielding MIEAEVHLSLHNFLRSQAGFPSWHHHLTMARLVARALRLGRSALIQVGAVSGYQGRYRTSFVASALMWHGPVIIVAPEAVQQRLLKVEIPRLQQWLQAKKPIRTGDAWPSAEFQGLLLTSPEAWLKGQFADVKHFPPGIPTIIDGVDDLEDWVRHQLTQDIQPQDWEQLMLACPDQAELIRAVRVQLTHELFQHPANPYECYVISQPELEILQQLYLALDKTALPESWRQFWQKFPSLDENFAFPLLWATIARRQGLFSLHCSPIELGKILSPIWERQPVVLIGSALEPETEAPLFRERLGLEDVTCLKFSNDSQGEAIQLYIPYKLPLPNTPEFQAAFIHKVRTLLCLSATAPGLTVVLVGDVPLKAQVGAVLAGEFGSRVQVEKTCLDENGILISGWEFWRSHQGVLPAPHLLIIATLPLPSLENPLVAGRVAHYKRSHQDWFRLYLLPTALNELQRAIAPVRESQGIVALLDGRVVNRSYGAQILSALSPLARINYLDPSLFSNSNEENSV
- a CDS encoding DUF2839 domain-containing protein; protein product: MGEAKRRKTSLGEEYGQETRILPWVPITKNQAELFVSWSTRGAWIGIGVMVAAWVTIRFIGPAFGWWQVV
- a CDS encoding DUF1815 family protein, which gives rise to MFLRLAHQHRQFVQDLVMNLQALAIVLERRGYPASCYTCGDQMNSASFMVSLGDNHLIRFLVSDYGITWTEMRDDRELMKLEGAEAINQLQELANIVKQPAPAATDNKALAKKF